The window TCGCTCGCAATCCGGAGTTGCGTGCCACGCTGCGCGACGACCCCAGCCAGATGAGCGTGTTCGTCGAGGAGATCGTCCGACTCGAGCCGCCCGCGCCGATGGTGCCGCGGGTCACCACCGCCGAGGTCACCATCGGCGACATCACCTTGCCCCCAAACACCCAGGTTCGGCTGTGCATCGGTGCGATCAACCGCGACGACAGCGATTCGATCTCAACGAACGACGTAGTGATGGATGGAAAGGTGCACCGGCACTGGGGATTCGGCGGCGGGCCGCACCGGTGCCTCGGTTCGCATCTTGCCCGCATGGAAATGAACCTGATCATCGGCGAGTGGCTACATCGCATCCCGGAATTCTCGCTCGAGCCCGGCTTCACCCCTGAGATCGTGTTCCCGGCGAACACCTTCGGGTTGGCGCGGCTCCCGCTACGGCTGGGGTGACGGGTTACACCGTCGAGGAGTACTTGACGACGAGCTGCTGCTTGTAGAGCTTGCCGGCATCGGTGCGTGGCAACTGCGCCTCGAACGAGATCGAGCGCGGACACTTGTAGTGCGCCAATCGCTTCCGAAGCCAGTCGAGCAGCTCTGTCGCGAATGCGTCGGTGGCGTCGGCAGGATCGACCAGCTGAACCACCCCCTTGACCGACTGCCCCATCTCGTCGTCCGGGATGCCGAACACCGCGGCGTCGAGCACCTTGGGATGAGTGATCAGCAGATCCTCGGCTTCCTGCGGGTAGATGTTCACGCCGCCCGAGATGATCATGTGGTGTCTGCGGTCGGTGAGATATAGGTAGCCGTGGTCATCGAGATACCCAATGTCGCCCACCGTCGCCCAGCCGTGTGCATTGCGCGCAGCCGACGTTTTCGCCTCATCCTTGAGGTAAGTGAAGGAATAGCCACCCTCGTAATAGATTTCGCCCGCCTGTCCGGGCGGCAACTCGCGGCCGTCCTCGTCGAGGATGTGCGGCACTCCGACCAGCGGACGGCCCACCGAACCCGGATGGTTCAGCCAGTCCTCCGCGCGGATGAAGGACGCACCCACGGCTTCCGACGAGGCGTAGTACTCGTCGATGATCGGCCCCCACCACTGGATCATCTGCTTCTTGATGTCGATCGGGCAGGGGGCTGCGGCGTGGACTACCCGCTTCAGGCTCGAGATGTCATACGAATGTCGGACTCCTTCAGGCAGTTTGAGCATCCGAACGAGCATTGCCGGAACGAACTGGCCGTGCGTGACGCCGTATCGCTGAATACACTCCAGCGCGGCCTCGGGGTCGAACTTCTCCATGACCACGGTGGTGCCGCCCAATGACTGCACCGCCATCGACCAAAACGACGGTGCGGTATGGTACAACGGCGCCGGACTCAAGTACACAGAGTCACCGGTGATTCCAACGGCATCAAGCAGTGGCATCAATATGTTGTGCGCCTTCGCCGGCGGCAGATGCGGAAGCTCTCGGCGGATCCCCTTGGGTCGTCCGGTGGTACCCGAGGAGTACTGCAGAAGGTCGCCCTCGGTCTCGTCGGGGATCGGCGTCGACGGTTGGTCGGCAACACATTCCGGATAGCGCGTCCAGCCGGCGAGGTCGTAGTCGGCCATCAGCAACACGTCAGGCAGTCCGGCAGGAAGATGGGTTCCGAGGCCTTCGCACACCGCGCGCATGGCACACGAACCGACCACCGCCTTGGCGCCACTGTTCTCGACGATGTACGCCGCCTCGGCCGAGGTCAGGTGGGTGTTGATCAGCGCGTAATACAGACCACTGCGTCGAGCCGCCCACATCACCGCGTGAATGTGTTCGTTGTTCTCCATGACCACCGCTACGGTATCGCCCTCACGCAGGCCGGCGGCCCGCCAGAAATGAGCGAGCCGATTGGCCCGTTCCTCGAGTTCAGCGAAGCCGATCTCGGTGCCCGCTCGGGCCAGAATCAGGGCAGGTTTGTCCACGTCGACATGGTCACGGATCTGCATGCCGCTCTCCTTGCTCGTAAGCTTCTCGGGTACCAATCCCGTTCACGGGTAAGGTTTTACCGCGTCCCCCCAAGTCGTCTAGTCTAGTAGCATGCCCCGTACCATTTGGAACCCCGAAACCACCGCCGTCGTCTGCGTCGAATGCCAGAACGGCGTGCTGGGGCCGGAATCGGTCTTGCCGGCGTTGGCCGCCGACAGCGCCGACCTTGTGAGCAACGTGCGCCGCCTGCTCGAATCCGCGCGCGAGTTCGGTGCCCGAGTGGTGCATGCCACCTATGAGGGCAACTTTGGCGGCCAGCCGACAGGTACCGCCTGGCTGTGGCGCGCGCTCGGCCCGGCGACAGCGCATTGGAAGCCTGGCACAGCTGAAACCTCCGTCGTTCGAGAGTTGTTGGGCGAGCATGATCTCGTACTCCCCCGTCATCACGGCCTGTTTCCCACGGTGGACTCGGAACTACTGCCGGTACTGAAGGGCCTTGGCATCACCACGATCGTTCTGGTGGGCGTGTCGTTGAATCTGGCCATCACCCACACCGCCGGGCACGCCACCCAAGCCGGCTTCGAGCTCGTCGTACCCCGCGACGCCGTCGGAGGAACCCCGGTCGAGTACGCGGAGCAGGTGCTGAACAACACGATTGCCGTACTCGGTCGGCTGACCACCGTCGACAAGTTGATCGAGGAATGGACTCCAGCTCCATCGCCGGTGTAACGCCCACCCGGCCCTCGACAGATCAGACCGGATCGAATCCAGAGATCAGCCAACGGTTGTTAGCCTTGTCGAGACTAGGACAGCAGTGCGATGGTGGAATCCTTGGCCGCCTAGAGAGATTCGGCGGCCGCGGTCTGCGGGTCATGCACAGAGGAGTACTGCCACTTGAAGTAGCCCCCCCCCCCGCCATCGCCAGTATCAGCGCCAGACCGGGCAGTACGCCGTACACCAGTATCCGACGCCAGGCGGTGCGACGTGTCTCGGTGGCCGGCAGCTTCTGTTCCCCCTCGTCGACATCGGCTGTGCGATCAATTGCGGGAACGTCATCGCCCAGCGGCGCGACGGCATCGACGTCGACGGAGCTCTCCTGCGCAGGTGAGCCATCCGGTGGCGCGTCGGCGACGCCAACGCTCCCACGCCTCTTCAATGTGATCACTGCACGAACTCCACGTTCGAGACCTTCACGTCGTGTCCAATCTTTCTGCATGGTCAAACGCATCCGCCATGTTTCGCGGCTGCTGTTGCGATATGCCGCAGCGGCATTCGGCGTGATCACTTTTACCGCAACGATCGCCTTCGCCTCATCTCCGGTGACCGACTCCAGCCCGGACTCCGCCACCGAGCCAACCGCCTTCGACTGCGTCTGTTTGACGACGTCGACGAACGGCGGTGACCGCTGGGCGAAGACGTCGTAGAAGGTGCCGGTAGCGGAGTCCAGTATGCGTTGGATGTCAACGTCGGCTTCGTGGTAGTCGATGGTGGTGAGATTCACCGCGCCCTGCCGGGCGGCCTGCAGGTACAGCCCGTTGGCCTGCTTCGACTGCCTGGCCTCGTGGGCGTGCACGCCCAACCACCCGGCCAACGCGCCAAGGGCCGGCACCGTGACCAAACCTGCGACGAGCCCCCGCCGCAGGTGCGGTACCCAGCGGCCGGCTTCTTTCTCGGTCCGGCCCTCGGTGAGGTCATCATCGTCGTCGTCGCGCCGACTGCGTCGGCGTAGTCAAGAACGTCGGCGGTGGAAGATGTTTCGTCGTCCGACGTTTCGTTAGTGTCAGCGCGGAGGCGTTCAGCTGCCCGGAAATGCCACCATGGACTGCTACGTCTACTTCTTCGAGGCGCCCATGGCCAAATTGGCCTGGGTGTAGACCTTGCCGTCCGGGCCCATGTAGGTGCCGGTGGCCCGGTCGTACTCGGTGGTCACGAGGCGAACGCCGCGACAGTGGTGAAGGTTATTGCCGAACGGCGACATCTGCCGACACCCAACGACGAGTGCCGACTGCTGGCGGCCATCGGTATGCTGCTGGTCGAGCGCGTCCTTGATCGATGGGTGTCGGCACCGGGGCGCGCTCTCGACGATCTAATCTGCCAGGAGTTCGCGGCGCTGCCCGCGGTACTGAAGTAGAGGCTTCGCTACCGCCGACGAATCGTCGAAGCGCCTACCGTTGAGGCCACATGCCGGTCATGCTGGCTAGGTCCTGTCGTTCTCGTGCCGGATGGTGAATTCGGGTATGCGGTAACCACTCTCGCCGAGGTCCGCAATGCAGGCCTGCACTGGTTGGCCGATGCGGACGTCGGCCGGGTCGGCGTCGACAACAGCGTTGATACGCAGGCCTGGCTGTTCGTCGAGTTCGATGAGGCCGACGACGTAGGGCGGTATGCGGCCCGGCACCAGCGCCTGGCGTATCACGATGTAGCTGAAGATGGTGCCCCGACCGCTGACTTCTTCGAAGTGCACCGGGCCGCCGGTATATCGGCTGCGTTCCAACGGAGGATGAATCCACTTGCCAGTGTCGTCGCAGCGACACAGCATCAACTTGCCCTGCTTGAGACCCTCCCAATACGGTGCCGAGTCCGGGTCCGGAACCGGGATCGGTGGCATCAGTTGCGGATTGGTGGCCGATGGCGATGCCGCGGCTGTTGATGTCATGGCTTCTCCCTGCTGTAGACGTTGGCACCGCCGAAAGGACCGCCGCCGGCAGTGACGAGAGCGAGCTGCGCGTCGTCGACCTGGCGTACGCCGGCGGCGTGGCGCAGCTGCAAGGCGGCTTCGTAGTGGTGGTTGAGGCCGTGGATGTAGCCCTCGGATAACAAGCCGCCGTGTGGGTTCACCACCACGGCGCCGCCGTACGTCGCGCGGCCGGTGGAGAAGAACTTGCCCACCTCGCCCTTCTCGCAGAAACCGAAGCCTTCCATGGTGGCCATCACCGTGTAGGTGAAGCAGTCGTACATGCAGGCCAGATCCATGTCGGCCGGCGTCAGACCCGTCTTCTCCCAGATTCTAGGACCCGCCGTGCGCGAATACATCTCGGTTGGGTCATCCCACTCCGTCCACCCCGCCCCGCCCTGGGAGTTCGACGATCCGACCAGCCACATTGGATCCTGCTTGGCGTTGCGCGCGATGTCCTCGCCGGTGATCAGGATAGCCACCGCCCCGTCGACCTCGGACGTGCAGTCCAGCACCCTGAACGGCTCGTTGATCCAACGCGCGGCCAAGTAGTCGTCCATCGACAGCGGCTCACGACGCAGCGCATGCTCATTGGGGCCAGCATGCTTGCGCTGAGTGATCGCGATGTGACCGAGATCCTCACAGGTGGAGCCGTACTCGTGCTGATGGCGGCGGGCCCACATGGCGAACCACTGCGGCGGCACCATAAAACCGGATGCGGTGTCGAACTGGTCGTGATGCGGCACCTGCATCGGACCCTCGACATGACCGAACCGGTAACCGGACCGGCCGTTGAGCGAGCGATACACCAGTACCGCCTTGCACATCCCGGCTTCGATCACCGCTGCGGCAGTGGCGATCTGGTCGGCGACCAGGTTCCCACCGCCGTACATCGAGTTGGCCCATGCCAACTCGTCGATTCCGAGCGCCCACCCCACAAAGATCGGCTGCTCGGAGTCTCCTGCAGAGAACGTACAGATTCCGTCGATGTCGGCAGGTGTCAGCCCGGCGTCTTCGATGGCATCCCGGCAGGCGGCGACGGCCATGCCGCGGGTGGTGCGGCCGGACTTCTTCGAGTAGGTGGTGCGGCCGATTCCGATGACGGCACAGGTCATTTCATCTCTCCAGTCATCTTGGTTACGTAGTGGTCGGCGCGGGGGCTGGGTCCCTGGGCAGGCCCAGGATTCGTTCGGCGATCAGATTTCTGACAACCTCGGAGGTGCCGCCAGCGATGGTCAGGCAGCGACTGAACAGATAGTCGTGCACCACCGTTCCGGCGGCCTGCCGGCCCAGTGGATCGCCGTCGGCGGCCGGGTTGCCGTCTGGTCCGGTCAACAAGGCAGGCCCGGCAATGCGCAGTGCCAGTTCGGCGACGCGCTGGGCGTGCTCGGCGCCGAACAGCTTGGCGATGTTGCCTTCGATACCGGGTCCGGATTCGAACACCGCGCGGGCGGCTTGGCGCAGGTTCACCGTCGCCAGGGCGTACGACTCGATGAGCAGCGCGCCGACCTCGCCGGCCAGACGATGATCATCGCGGCGGTGACGAGCCAGCAGATCGAGCAGGTCCTCAGCGACCATGGTCACCGAACCGCCACCGATCGACACCCGCTCGTTGCCAAGCGCTGCCATCGCCACCCGCCAGCCGTTGTTGACCTCGCCGACCACGCGATCATCAGCGACGAACACCTCGTTGAAGAACACCTCGTTGAACAAGGCTTCCCCGGTGATCTCCCGCAACGGCCGGATCTCGACACCCGGTGCCGACATATCGATGATCATCGCCGTAATGCCTTTGTGCTTGGGCACATTCGTGTCGGTACGCACCGTGGCCAACCCGAGCTGGCAGTTCACCGCGTCGCTGGTCCACACTTTCTGACCGGTGAGGATCCAGCCGCCTTCGGTGGGGACGGCTCTCGTCGACACCGCAGCCGCGTCGGAGCCGGCACCCGGTTCACTGAACAGCTGGCACCATCGCACCTCGCCCTCCAAGCTGGGCCACATGAACCGGTCGATCTGTTCGGGGCTGCCGTGCTGAAGCACCGTCGGCACCATCCACTCGCCGAGTCCCAGGCTGGGGCGCTCCACGCCGTCGAGCTCCTGCTCGATGATCAGCTGCTCGACGGATCCGGCAGCGCGGCCGTACGGTTTCGGCCAGTGCGGCACGAGATAGCCGGTGCGAGCCCACAGCTTCTGCTGCTCGGCGGGCTCGGTATTGGCCAGCTCCGCCCGGAAGTCCTGGACCGCCTGCCGGTACTGTTCGGCTTCCGGTGGTAGGCCCAGCGATGTGCCTTGGCGTGCACCACCGATCTGCAGTGCTGCGACATCATCGCGGAGCGCGTCCTCCCCGCCGGCGAACGCCAGCAGCACCGTAGCGCGCCGGACATAGAGGTGGGCGTCGTGTTCCCAGGTGTACCCGATACCGCCGTGGATCTGGATGTTCTTCAATGCGACACGTTGGTACGCAGGCAACACGTGGCCCGCCGCCATCGTCACCGCCAACTCGGCCTCCGACGCCGGAGCTCGGGCCGCATCCCAGGTGGCGGACACGGCGAGCTCGGTGTCCACCAACATGTTGGCGCAATGATGCTTGATCGCCTGGAAGGACCCGATCGGTCGCCCGAACTGTTCACGGGTGGCCGCATAGATGCTGGCCATCTCGGTGCACGCGGCCAGCCCTCCGGTGGCTTCGGCGGCGGCCAGCAGGCGCATCGTCTGGACGGCCCCGCGGGCCGCTCCCGGGAAACGTTCCGCCACCGGCGCTTCGGCCAATGTGACGACGGTAATCGGACGCATCACCTGATCGACGGAGTCGCTGCGCGTCGTGCTCACCGCGTCGCCGGCCTCAATGAGCACCAGATCCCCCCCGACCGGGATGAGGAAGATGTCGGCGCGCCGCTCCCCTAGGGTCGCCACGGCGTCGGCAACGACCGCCGCTCCGCTCATCGTGGCATTACTCGTCGTGCCGATCGCGGCCACCATGTCGCCCGACACCAGCTTCGGGAGCCAGCGTTGCCGTTGGTCCTCGGTGCCCACCTCGGCGATGACTGCAGAGGCGGCCACGGTCGGCAGGAACGGCCCCGCGATCGCGGCGCGGCCGAGTTGTTCGAGCACGATGGTCAGCTCGGGAAGTCCATAGCCCTGGCCGTCGTAGCGTTCGTCGATGTGCAAACCCAGCCAACCGGTGGAAACGATCTCCTTCCACAAGGCGTCGTTCTGCCACCAGCGGCCGTCGTCGTCCGGGTCGAGCAGGATGCGGCGGGCCGCTGCGGTTCCCCCGCGACCGGTCACCAGTGATTTGGCGACGTCGGCGAGCTCACTGTGGTCTTCGGTTAACGCCAAGGGCATGATGCGGCCTCACTCATCGGGTCGAACGGGAAAGGTCATGGGCGTGGGTCCGAGCGATGCCGCCATCAAGCGTGTCGCGTTGCACGGGTCCCGGCCGTCACGTCGCCACCCGGCGTTCGCCGCGGGGGGTCCAGCCGGTCAACGACACGGTGCTCAGGTCCAAAGTCTCACCCAGCGTCAACGTTCCCGCCATGACCCGCTTGAGGAACTCTCCCATCACGGCCTCGGGCTCACGATCGAGTTCGTAGATCACCAGGTAGCGGTGCGTCGGTGGCGGCAGCTGTGCGGGGAGGTCCCCGTCGTCGGGCACCGTGATCTCGGACAGGTCGTAGCGCTGCGCCGCTACGACACCGGGAACCTCGAGCACCTCAGGCACGTGCGTGGAGTCGTACCACGAATTGAAGGCGTCGTCTTGACCTTCGATGGGGTTGCTCAACACGAGGAACAGGTTCTCCGCCACGGACACGCCTTTCGGGGAAAGGATTCGAGTGATGCGAGACTATGACAGACGACTGTCACAGTCAATGTCCTGCCAAGCACTGGCCTTTCGATCGGGCCTGCTCGAGGTGCATCTGCCATGTTGACCGGGAATTCACGGGGGCATGCCAATCGCGAATGGACATCTCGGACGCGGCTGGCGAGGCCGTGCGCGCACGCACCCCCAGCAATTGCTGCGATGATTAATCATATTGTTGTGCAATTATATTCGGTACCCGGCGCCACCACAGCGCGACAGCTCGCACCGCAGCGTGTCGGCAACAGCATGCCGCGACTTCCGAGTCCGAAATCCCACCGCACGGCAGGAGAATTCCAGCGCCGATGTCGGAAAGGGTAGGGCGCGAGGATGGCTACCGCGGGTCGAATCGTGTGACACCAGACTGTCATAGTGTCCGGGGAATGCGCCGCGGGTGACGGTCGTAGGGGAACGGCTCTCATGATCACACCGTCGAGGGACTTCATACGGCAAGTTCTGGTCCTGTCGCCAGCCTTGCGCTACCCCGGCTCCCCACATGTATGACAGGCAACTGTCACCACGTCCTATTGACCACACGATGGATGCCTGCCGTGGTCGATGTACAACAGTAGGGAGTTGGTCGCCATGACTGCACTGAACTGCTAATCGTTTATTAGCCGACAGCACAACGACTCCTACGACTAGTCCCAATCGCCGTCGTATCGTTCAGTGCAGTGCCTGACTGGTTCGGGGCGAAATCATCGAGTCGCGCTCTTGACTGTTGACACTCGGC is drawn from Mycolicibacterium gilvum and contains these coding sequences:
- the fadD4 gene encoding fatty-acid--CoA ligase FadD4, with the translated sequence MQIRDHVDVDKPALILARAGTEIGFAELEERANRLAHFWRAAGLREGDTVAVVMENNEHIHAVMWAARRSGLYYALINTHLTSAEAAYIVENSGAKAVVGSCAMRAVCEGLGTHLPAGLPDVLLMADYDLAGWTRYPECVADQPSTPIPDETEGDLLQYSSGTTGRPKGIRRELPHLPPAKAHNILMPLLDAVGITGDSVYLSPAPLYHTAPSFWSMAVQSLGGTTVVMEKFDPEAALECIQRYGVTHGQFVPAMLVRMLKLPEGVRHSYDISSLKRVVHAAAPCPIDIKKQMIQWWGPIIDEYYASSEAVGASFIRAEDWLNHPGSVGRPLVGVPHILDEDGRELPPGQAGEIYYEGGYSFTYLKDEAKTSAARNAHGWATVGDIGYLDDHGYLYLTDRRHHMIISGGVNIYPQEAEDLLITHPKVLDAAVFGIPDDEMGQSVKGVVQLVDPADATDAFATELLDWLRKRLAHYKCPRSISFEAQLPRTDAGKLYKQQLVVKYSSTV
- a CDS encoding DUF4286 family protein — its product is MAENLFLVLSNPIEGQDDAFNSWYDSTHVPEVLEVPGVVAAQRYDLSEITVPDDGDLPAQLPPPTHRYLVIYELDREPEAVMGEFLKRVMAGTLTLGETLDLSTVSLTGWTPRGERRVAT
- a CDS encoding cysteine hydrolase, which encodes MPRTIWNPETTAVVCVECQNGVLGPESVLPALAADSADLVSNVRRLLESAREFGARVVHATYEGNFGGQPTGTAWLWRALGPATAHWKPGTAETSVVRELLGEHDLVLPRHHGLFPTVDSELLPVLKGLGITTIVLVGVSLNLAITHTAGHATQAGFELVVPRDAVGGTPVEYAEQVLNNTIAVLGRLTTVDKLIEEWTPAPSPV
- a CDS encoding Zn-ribbon domain-containing OB-fold protein gives rise to the protein MTSTAAASPSATNPQLMPPIPVPDPDSAPYWEGLKQGKLMLCRCDDTGKWIHPPLERSRYTGGPVHFEEVSGRGTIFSYIVIRQALVPGRIPPYVVGLIELDEQPGLRINAVVDADPADVRIGQPVQACIADLGESGYRIPEFTIRHENDRT
- a CDS encoding acyl-CoA dehydrogenase — encoded protein: MPLALTEDHSELADVAKSLVTGRGGTAAARRILLDPDDDGRWWQNDALWKEIVSTGWLGLHIDERYDGQGYGLPELTIVLEQLGRAAIAGPFLPTVAASAVIAEVGTEDQRQRWLPKLVSGDMVAAIGTTSNATMSGAAVVADAVATLGERRADIFLIPVGGDLVLIEAGDAVSTTRSDSVDQVMRPITVVTLAEAPVAERFPGAARGAVQTMRLLAAAEATGGLAACTEMASIYAATREQFGRPIGSFQAIKHHCANMLVDTELAVSATWDAARAPASEAELAVTMAAGHVLPAYQRVALKNIQIHGGIGYTWEHDAHLYVRRATVLLAFAGGEDALRDDVAALQIGGARQGTSLGLPPEAEQYRQAVQDFRAELANTEPAEQQKLWARTGYLVPHWPKPYGRAAGSVEQLIIEQELDGVERPSLGLGEWMVPTVLQHGSPEQIDRFMWPSLEGEVRWCQLFSEPGAGSDAAAVSTRAVPTEGGWILTGQKVWTSDAVNCQLGLATVRTDTNVPKHKGITAMIIDMSAPGVEIRPLREITGEALFNEVFFNEVFVADDRVVGEVNNGWRVAMAALGNERVSIGGGSVTMVAEDLLDLLARHRRDDHRLAGEVGALLIESYALATVNLRQAARAVFESGPGIEGNIAKLFGAEHAQRVAELALRIAGPALLTGPDGNPAADGDPLGRQAAGTVVHDYLFSRCLTIAGGTSEVVRNLIAERILGLPRDPAPAPTTT
- a CDS encoding thiolase C-terminal domain-containing protein, with translation MTCAVIGIGRTTYSKKSGRTTRGMAVAACRDAIEDAGLTPADIDGICTFSAGDSEQPIFVGWALGIDELAWANSMYGGGNLVADQIATAAAVIEAGMCKAVLVYRSLNGRSGYRFGHVEGPMQVPHHDQFDTASGFMVPPQWFAMWARRHQHEYGSTCEDLGHIAITQRKHAGPNEHALRREPLSMDDYLAARWINEPFRVLDCTSEVDGAVAILITGEDIARNAKQDPMWLVGSSNSQGGAGWTEWDDPTEMYSRTAGPRIWEKTGLTPADMDLACMYDCFTYTVMATMEGFGFCEKGEVGKFFSTGRATYGGAVVVNPHGGLLSEGYIHGLNHHYEAALQLRHAAGVRQVDDAQLALVTAGGGPFGGANVYSREKP